The sequence GGGCGAAGGTGAAACGCCCCTTGAGGAGACAAAAGGCCTCGTTGGCTGCTGGAGACCAAACCAACCTACGAGGCCCACCCTTGAGGAGAGATGTGAGAGGGGCGGCGACGGCACTGAAGTTCCTGATGAAGTGGCGgtaaaagttggcaaaccccaaaaaCCATTGTGTCCCCTTGATAgtggttgggactggccatgacctTACCGCATCTACCTTCTTGTTCTCCATCCTCACTCCCTGCAGGCTGATTTGGTAGCCCAAGAAGGAGACAGCCCCATGGTGGAATTGGCACTTCTCTGCCTTGATGAACAGGTGGATAGCCAAGAGGCGTTCCAGGACTGCTCGAACGTGAGTGATGTGATCCTCCAGGTTGGTCAagaagatcaggatgtcatcgatgtacacaaACACCTGACGTCCGAGCATGTCCCTGAACACCTCGTTGACAAATGCCTGGAACACTGACGGAGCATTGGCTAAGCCAAAGGGCACAACCAAGTACATGTAGTGACCAGACATCGTGctgaatgccgtcttccactcatccccctcccggatgCGAACAAGATTGCAGGCACTCCACAggtccagtttggtgaagaaccGGGCCACGCGGAGCTGCTCGATGGCTGACGGCACCAGCGGAAGAGGGTAATGATACTTTGTGGTGATGTCATTGAGTCCACGGTAATCGATACAAGGGCGTAATCCACCCTCTTTCTTGGCCACGAAGAAGAAGCCAGCCGATGCAGGGGACATGGACCTGCGGATGAAACCCTGTTGGAGCGCCTCTTGAATGTAGTCCTCCATGGCCTGGGTCTCAGCCACTGACAGAGGGTAGATGCGTCTGCGCGGAGGTGTAGCACCGGAAAACAggtcaatggcacagtcccagggtcgatgaggagggagacaggtagcgaGGGTCTTGGAGAATACCTCCCTTAGATCCTGATATTCCTCCGGGATGTTGGGCAGGAGGCCAAAAcacaagaacaataccaactggtgagtgaacCTGTGAGAGTGACGtataaaggggaggaaatgatataggtaatggagtccaggtgtgaatcataatgaatcacaggtgcgcgtaatgatgagtgccaggtgtgcgtaatgatgaatcccaggaccgggGGTTAGTACTCTGGCGACGTCGTACACCGGAGGGGAGGAGTAAACGTGAcaatcaacagtgaagaggcgactccgaggtgctggccttctaggctgagttgcaaagaaaaagccatatctcagactggccaataaaaataaaagattaaaatgggcaaaagaacacagacactggacagaggaactctgcctagaaggtcagcatcccggagtcatctcttcactgttgaaactggtgttttgctggtactatttaatgaagctgccagttgaggacttgtgaggcatctctttctcaaactagacactctaatgtacttatccCCTTGCTCAGtcgtgcaccagggcctcccgctcctctttctattctggttagagccagtttgcgatgTTCTGTGAAAGGGGCAGTACACAGCGTtgcacgagatcttcagtttcttggcaatttctcgcatggaatagccttcatttctcagaacaagaatagactgacgagtttcagaagaaagttatttgtttctgaccattttgagcctgtaatcaaacccacaaatgctgatgctcaactagtctagagatggccagttttattgcttctttaatcagaaccacagttttcagctgtgctaacataattgcaaaatggttttctaatgatcaattagccttgtaaaatgataaacttggattagctaacacaacgtgccattggaacacaggagtgatggtttctgataatgggcctctgtacgcgtaTGTAGATTCCAttgaaaatcagccgtttccagctacaatagtaattaacAACATTAACCAtggctacactgtatttctgatcaattttatgttattttattggaccaaaaaattgctttactttcaaaaacaaggacatttctaagtgaccccaaacttttgaagggTAGTGTATGTTTATGTGTTAATGCCTGTGTgggctgtatgtgtgtatatcttGGACAGGTGTGTCAGACAGAGAGTGCCAGGTGATGAAGAAGCTAAAGGAGGTGGTAGACAAACAGAGAGATGAGATCCGCGATAAGGACCATGAGCTGAACCTCAAGAACGAGGACCTGGAGGCGGTGAGGCTTGTCTCTTTCCATCTAGTTGCATTCCACACTCCCTGAACTACATAACACATCCCTCCTAGGCATCCTACTGTCTGTAGCCTAATGCTTCAGCACATAGATGTCTCGTCTTGCCTGAGGACAACAACTTCCACCAGCAATCTGGACACTCAGTTTCCATCAGTTCATTACAGACAAATGGGTAGGATTAAACGGACTCCTTCCTCCCCTTATAGCTTCAGCTGCAGCAGCACCGTCTGATGAAGATCAACCTGGACCTGCGGCACAGGATCAGTGTGGTAGAGGCTCAGGGCAAGGCAGTGATCCAACAGAAGGCTGAGCTGGAGGCTATGTCCCAGGCGCGCCAGCAGGAGCTGGGGGCCCTGCGGCAGGAGGTGGCAAGGCTGAAGGAGGAGCGTAAAGAGTGGGAGCTGGACATGAAGATGTCAGCGGAGGAGGAACCATCCACCTCAAAGGCTGTGATGACAGTGCTTACACCAGTGTCGGCCAAGGTAACCACAGCTACAACCCCCTACCTGATCAAGTCCATTACATTTCTCTTTAAGACACCATTACATATCTGTACGCTTTACCTTATAGAGTTAAGAAGATTATACCCAAATTACAGGGTTTTAAGTTCCATATTGACAAGAACACAATAACATTACATCCACCCAAGGAGGGTCAGTCAATGTTGTAGATTAGCCATTGAGTATCATTGCCACCGCTCACAAAGCCTTTCGTAGCACCTTAAGTGACCATGCTATTTCCCAAATCCAGTCCTTGGTACCAGCATCAGCAGCCTCCATCGTACACAATTCATTTTGGGCGGAATGCAGAAGTGACCATGAATTCCTGGCACAGTGCTTTGAATCAGAAGAgagccctcctgtcctcccgcTGTGTGaccaggagcaggaggaggaacctGATGTCCTGGACCAGAAGGAGTCCGACAGGCCCCACTTCACCCTCGAGGAGCTACGGGACGTCCTGAAGGAGAGGAACGAACTCAAAGCTCAAGTGTTCATGCTGAGAGAGGAGCTCATCTATTACAAAAGGTTACATGATATGACATCTGCTATGTGAAAAAAAAgtgaaaaaattaaaaataaaaagaataACCTGGAGTTGAGGGACTAGGGATTTATCATCACTTTTTAATACCCCTGTCTCTTCAACTGAATCTTATGTtattactatactgaacaaaaatataagcgcaacatgcaataatttcaaagattttactgttacggttcatataaggaaatcagtcaattgaaataaataaattaggccctaatctatggatttcacatgactgggaatacagatatgcatctgttggtcacagataccttaaaaaaaaggtaggggcgtggatcagaaaaccagtcagtatctggtgtgaccgccATTTGCCCCATGCAGTGtgatctccttcgcatagatttgatcaggctgttgattgtggactgttgtcccactcctcttcaatggctgtgcgaagttgctagatattggcCGGACCtggtcgtacacgtcgatccagagcatcccaaacacgcTCAACGGGTGACACGTctgagtatacaggccatggaagaactggatcattttcagcttccaggaattgtgtacaagtccttgcgacatggggccatgcattatcatgctgaaacatgaggtgatggcggtagatgaatggtacgacaatgggcctcagtatctcgtcacggtatctctgttgaTTGAAATTGccaatcgataaaatgcaattgtgttcattgtccaaagtttatgcctgcccaaaccataacccccacgccaccatggagcactctgttcacaactttgACATCAGCAATCTGCTCGCCAACACGATGTCATAcacgtgatctgcggttgtgaggctggttggacgtactgccaaattctctaaaacaacgttggagttggcttatggtagagaaattaacattgaattctctggcaacagctctggtaggcATTCCtaaagtcagcatgccaattgcacgatacctgaacttgagacatctgtggcattgtgttatgtgacaaaactgcacattttagagtggccttttattgtccccagcacaaggtgtagtggtgcacctgtgtaatgattattccgtttaatcagcttattgatatgccacacctgtcaggtggatggattatcttggcaaaggataaatgatCACTAAccggaatgtaaacaaatttgtgcacataatttgagagagaaaaaacgtattgtgcatatggaacatttctgggaccttttatttcagctcatgaaacatgggaacaacactttacatgtcgcgtttatatttttgttcagtgcacatgtacagttgaagtcagaagtttacatacacttaggttggggtcattaaaactcatttttcacccactccacaaaattcttgttaacaaactatagttttggcaagtcggttaggacatctactttgtttacagacagattatttcacttatcactgtatcacaattccagtgggtcagaagtttacatacactaagttgactgtgcctttaaacagtttggaaaattccagaaaattatgtcatggctttagaagcgtctgataggctaattgacatagtttgagtcaattggtggtgtacctgtggatgtagttcaaggcctaccttcaaactc comes from Salmo salar chromosome ssa20, Ssal_v3.1, whole genome shotgun sequence and encodes:
- the LOC106580357 gene encoding RILP-like protein 1 isoform X1, which produces MEDFGTPLDKNATELTVMDVYDIAAVVGQEFERIIDQFGCEASLRLMPKVVRVLEVLEVLVTRNNINPETEELRRELDRLRMERNDRLKKEQLHQKELELVEDVWRGEAQDLLSQITQLQVENKSIRKSLSLKDYPVTEDLQRQEGVSDRECQVMKKLKEVVDKQRDEIRDKDHELNLKNEDLEALQLQQHRLMKINLDLRHRISVVEAQGKAVIQQKAELEAMSQARQQELGALRQEVARLKEERKEWELDMKMSAEEEPSTSKAVMTVLTPVSAKSLVPASAASIVHNSFWAECRSDHEFLAQCFESEESPPVLPLCDQEQEEEPDVLDQKESDRPHFTLEELRDVLKERNELKAQVFMLREELIYYKSEELENEIYGINLDPSLQSQPAVTEQPDSGIKRLIFTAVMPMVAAGLIADDPTLQPIRRLMSCV
- the LOC106580357 gene encoding RILP-like protein 1 isoform X3 → MEDFGTPLDKNATELTVMDVYDIAAVVGQEFERIIDQFGCEASLRLMPKVVRVLEVLEVLVTRNNINPETEELRRELDRLRMERNDRLKKEQLHQKELELVEDVWRGEAQDLLSQITQLQVENKSIRKSLSLKDYPVTEDLQRQEGVSDRECQVMKKLKEVVDKQRDEIRDKDHELNLKNEDLEALQLQQHRLMKINLDLRHRISVVEAQGKAVIQQKAELEAMSQARQQELGALRQEVARLKEERKEWELDMKMSAEEEPSTSKAVMTVLTPVSAKSLVPASAASIVHNSFWAECRSDHEFLAQCFESEESPPVLPLCDQEQEEEPDVLDQKESDRPHFTLEELRDVLKERNELKAQVFMLREELIYYKSEELENEIYGINLDPSLQSQPAVTEQPDSGIKRLFSIFSGEKRRPEEVICGREIICTQSRLRRH